The nucleotide sequence CGGAGAAGTCCGGTTCGCCCACGCCCAGGGAGATGATGTCGTCCTTCTGCTCGGCGAGTTCGAAGAAGCGTCGGATACCCGACGGTGGAATCGTCCGGGCGCGCTCGGATAGCTCGATGGTCATGGTGAGATCGAGAGACGGTCGTCCTCGTCGCCGTCCCCGAATTCGATGCCGCTCTCCTTGTAGGAGTCCATCACGTAGTGGGTGACGGTCTGGGTGATCTCGGGGATCGGCGCGACCTTCTCGCTGATGAACCACGACACCTCGCTCATCGAGTCGCCCTCGACCTCCATGAGGAAGTCGTAGTCGCCGCTCATCAGCCGCAGTGTCGTGACTTCCGGGAACTTGGCGATCCGATCGGCGATGTCGCCGTAGCTGGTCTCCCGGTCTAAGGTGACGTTGAGTTCGACCGTCGCACGGACGCGCTCGCGGT is from Halorhabdus sp. BNX81 and encodes:
- a CDS encoding Lrp/AsnC family transcriptional regulator — translated: MDSRDELLELLRENARYSTTELARMADMDEDAVEETIADLEAAGALRGYQAVVDWNGLDRERVRATVELNVTLDRETSYGDIADRIAKFPEVTTLRLMSGDYDFLMEVEGDSMSEVSWFISEKVAPIPEITQTVTHYVMDSYKESGIEFGDGDEDDRLSISP